AGAATTTACTCAAAAGTATCATCAAGCATCTAGAGATTAAAAAACTGACATTCCAAATTCAGATTTTAATCATCAAAATAGAACAttgtataaaattatgaataagtAGCACATAAAAGTTACAGAATATAGATATAATTATGTCAAATTGTCAATCATTATCCATGCCTGCTACAAGTATCAATATACAAGTCTTGTTACAGTCGAAGTTGGAGTTTCTCCCACCATTTGCTAGTGAAAAGGAAGAACTTCATGCAATAAATGACAGATAAGAATAAATAACAGAAATTCCAAGAGTAAAGTTCACCTACGTAAGAAGCCATAGTTGTAAACAGTAATACAGTACAACAGTCATATGGATGTGATTAGTGATCAATATTTGTGTAAATAGCATATAACAATTTCCGTTACTTAGGATCATGTGCATTTTCAGTTAAAAGACCAGTAATTCATTAATTGAACTTAAAGAATCAAGAAAGCAGCTGAAATGATTTCTTCTCACCTGACCATCAACAAGCTGTTTCTCATATTCTTGTTTGACCATTTCTTTCATCCCAGCAACAAAAGTCTGGATGCTAGTAATATCCTCATCAGCAGATGTTCTGATGCTGCTGGCTCTAAGATCATCCACAGAAAGACTTCCCATGGAAGACTGAGAACCATTCCTTAACAATCTTGTTGAACCATCATAATTTAATGGAGGAAACTTTCTCTGCAAACCATCTGGTCTTCCAGGGAATCCTTTTTCATATCCATTGGCTGGAGTCCTCTGTACTCCTCCGCCTGACTTGGGAGAACCAGCCATGTGATGTTCCGTACAACTCCAGCTTCTAGTTAATCTAagattcttattattttctgaCATGACCTGTGGAGAGTGTTCATCAGGGGAAGGACATACAAGAGAATCAATGGTTGACTGTACAACATGCAATCTCTGCTCCAGCAATGTTGAATTTTCTTGGATCTGACTGTCTCCGGTATCTTCATTCAAATGTGAAGATATTTCTTGGCTTGTTCCACTTTCCTCTCCAGATATTGGTAAAGCTAACTCCCCATTCTCAACACATCGAACTTCTTTGCAATAATCATCAGGGTCGTCTGTACAAGCAAAAGCTAACAAATGTATAATGATGGGATCTGATGCAGTTCCACCAAAGAATGTCATCATTTTTATCAAACTAACTACTACAGGCATAGATATTAAATATGCAAGGACCTACCATCAGGATCACTGTCTTCATCATTATAATGAGGATTGTTGAACTCTCTAATGTGTGTATTAGGACGATGAGGACCACAAATGCTTGATGACTCTGATACTGAACAGTCATCTTCCCAGATATCTTCCCCTTCCTGCAGATTCAGATGATTATTAATGCTAGCCTGAACAAAAACAATCCCAATTTAGAGGCATGAtctcaaatatataaaacaatttcAGCAATTACAAAATAGAAACTACTTTTCCAGATATCTGCTCCTTTCCAACCATGCGAAGCAAATCCTCAACCCTTGATTGAGCAAGGTCACGTTGCTTAGTTAGCTCCCTAATCTCCTTCTCCATCTGAATAATTGAAACTCATATTATCAACATCTAAGGAGTAAGGAAAATGTAAAATGCTATTAATATCACTACAACTATATCTAAGATAACCAACTTCACCCAAAAAAAGTAAGGctatacaaatataaaatggCTGCTGCTACATTCAAATGTTTCCAAGGAGAGTGTGACACACATGTTGAAGACTACTCTAATCGCCAACTAAACTTAAATAACAGTAAGATATATTGAAGAAAAACCTTGCCCCAcccaaaaaatatagaaaaagacGGGTAACAAGCAGTCTATTTGGGGTCTACTCCAACATGATGCAGCCCTTCTTCGATATTAGGATACATAAATTCACAAGGGCAGTATAGTTCACTAACACAAGTACCCAGGAAAGAGAGGTTACACTACACAAAATTGTTCTAAATATCTTTGAAATTCCATACGCAGACATGTCCACAATCAATACAGACATAATAGCATAAAAATTCAAACAGAATATGACCTTTTCTATCTGGACATCTTTCTTTCTCAACAATGCTGCATAATCACAATTGGAGGGTACAGGACCAGGAGTTTTCAACTCACTCTCCAATCTAGCCACCTCTTTTTGCAAATGCTTAACCAGCGCCTTATCAGACATCACGACATTAACCTGTGCTTTAGTGGTCACTTCTTTTGCACAACAAGCAAAAAGAAGTGTGTTTCTGGTTTGCTCAACATGGCTTCGTGCAGGGCTCAAAGTGCAAATGATAGCTGTTCTAGCATTTCCACCCAAACAAGGCTGCAGTATGCGTGTCAACTTGGAATCTCTGTAATTGATGTGTCCATGTCTTCCGTTGCTGCATTCATTCACATTATGTCAATGGGACTTcaaactttttttctattttgatttggTGTAGAAGAAAGACTACAGAAACTAGAAATTGGGAAGGGTGTTTAAAGAGCATCATCTAAAATTTTCATGGCAGCACCGGGGAACTTCCAAGTTTTACATATGAACAGTTATATAGAGTAGCTCCTGCCTTAAAGTTTGAACATACAGAAGATTTCTAATGTAAAATATCTCCAATTAGAAACAGGGTACATTAATCTGTCTTCCTTTGTCTCAATTTCTTGACGATGGGTGAAATAAACATCACATTAACTAGATTTCAGCTCTCTAACAACTCAGTTTCATATAAATTAACCAAAGAGGTTAccctaatattttatatatagaagCACTATCCTACTCCATTAGCCTATGATATTATAATAGTGAAAAAGATGAAGTATTGTGCTGGTCAGTTTCATGCAAAAAGAATGTAAGCAACCTAATAAGACTAagcaataataaaattagattttcTAACTATATTAGAAACTACGTAAATAAGGAAGACAtcataagccaaggaagaagtaGACAACCTAAGCTTACGAATAACTGTTCCAAGAGTCAGTAAGCTCCGGTTTATATGACAACCTTCTTTTAATCTCATCCCAGCTGATGATGCCTGAGATGCGCGCTCACTCCCTGCCAAATCAACTAAATTctgcagagaaaaaaaaactaattaaataattataaaatctttGATAAACATTTTATGCCCAGAACAATagggaattttaaaaaatgttaacataCCACACTAGCTATTAGGGTGGCTGAGTTGCCTTTGCCCAGGAATTCCCTGGCAGAACTCTCCATTGTCTGAAAGATTGCAACTCCATTAATGGAAGTCTCTCAGTAAAATATATAAAGCACAATATTTTAAGCATACAAGGAGAATGTACATACCAATCTGATGATTTGGTGAGATCTAGAACTCTTTTCATTTAGGTATGTCTCTCCCACCTGTCTCTGAGCTGCAAGAATAAAGTGAGCACTAAGCAATATAGTGGTACCGGCTACTGACTACCCCCTATAACAAGAAAACTATACAAAGTTCATTACCTTCACTGAAGGCTAGAAGCTCTTTTAAATGCTCCCAGTCCCGTAGAGTCTCCTCTGTGAGTTTCTCTAAAATGGGCCCTTTCTGATGAAAATAATGAATCAAGAAAACAACAGTTAATTATGTAATCTTTTTTAGTATTAAACTTctatccaatatatatatatatatatatatatatatatatatatatatatatatatatatatacggcATTCACCTCAGGATCATCACGTAGTCTAAGTGGAGTGTTGTTGTCAGTGCTGAGGAGGTCTCTAACAACTTCATTGTAAATTTCAATTGCTGAGAACTTCAATATAAATGCTCTTTCTTCATGCTAAAAAAGTCAAAATATCTTTATGTCAATAGCACTTACTAATAATGTTATAAACAAGAACTCTAGTGGAGAATGATAGCCAAGAGTTAAACAGGCATATATCAATAGTAGTCtgctgatcaaaaaaaaaaatataatagtagTCTAATTACCCTCTCTATATAGTCAAAAATATCTGCAACAGCGTATTCAGTTATTCCAACCATCGTGTATGTCTTTCCACTACTTGTTTGCCCATATGCAAAAATACTTGCTGAAAGAATATATAGACACAAATATTAATCAAAGTGCACAAAGCGTATAAGAAACTAGCCAACATAACAATATATACTCACAGTTAATTCCACTGACAACTGAAAGAGCAACTTCTTTGGCTCCTTCCTCATATACCTGCCTCGTGACACAATCACCCCGAAATACTCTGTCTACCACCAATGAAAACGAAAATTTAGAAACACTCTGCCCATAATTAATGAATCTCCAATTCAAcgtcttaatttaaaaaaaaaaaaaaaatctttgaaacaGTATCTTACAACAAAACTATGCAAAATGCATTTTTAAGCGTAACAGAGGTTggtttaaaagttaaatttgaaaaagaaaaaaacctgGGATTGACTCCTTAGCAAGTCGTGTTAGTATTTGTTAATTAAACGTCATTCTTCAGGTGAAGGAAAGTGATCCCTTAAGGACTATATATTTTCCAAATCTAACCCACTTTAAGTCCCCAATACTTGTTAGTATTTGTTAATATCAGGTCTAAACTTGAAACTGAATTAATACAAAATTCCAAAACAATAAGGCAACATTATTAAAAACAGGCATTTGCTTACCAAATGTGTAGGCGCTTGGAAATGTGGAACCCTCACGCAGTGTGTTCCGGTACAAGATGGTAGTATCATTAATGCATTCCCAGTCTGCTGATTCATTAGCAGCAATTTCCTTCTCATTCAGAGGCCTCAGTCTTATTGACACCAGAATCTTCTCTTCGCGACTACTCACTCCTTGCATCTTCTCCCATTTCAGCAGCTCTTCTCCAGCAATAGCTCccatttctctcttctctttttaaCTCAATGTTTTCTCCTCTCCAACCCAATTAACAAGCTAATCAGACCTCAGAACAAGCCCATGACTCCTAAAAGAGGACATAAGTGGGGTGGGTAACTGTTAAAGTTATTCTTCATCTCCCAAAATGCAAGCATTTAAAAGGAAAGATTAGGGAAATACTAAGCCCTTTACTAAATGCTAGAagataatcataattcataatcatgaaatgACCAAACTCAGAAAAGATAGCAACCCATTAATTTCggttgataaataaaataggcaATAACAGCAATAGCGAGCTAactttagattttatttatatccAACCAACGAAAGAAAGACCGAGACAAAACAGAATGCTAACTAATTACGCTTTTATCATCAATAAACTATCAGTGGTTGGCAATATATCACGACCTAAAACTAAAAGACTTCTGTTttaagagagagagatgatcaatCATGGTTTTAGTTTAACACGATTAAAGGACATACCggtcttttaattatataattcttTGGTACCAAGCTTCATAGGGAGAGAAGAATAAAGAAGGAggagcaaagaaaaaaaaaaaagaaaaaagtgttgCTGGGGCCAAACAAAGCATAAAAAAGCGGGGTTCCCTTTTCTATTAATCCTTCCTTCAACAATGACCAATTGTAATGTAAGAATAGAAAACTTTCAACAGCAGCGACCCCCCAATAACGCTTGAGAACGAAGCAACAGAgtttttacataataataaataataaatatgaaattgacCATAAAAATTGGTAGTTATGCACAGCACAACACTGGTCCCCAACAAACAGTACCAtccttttcagtttttttttctcacccTCCTCCTCTTTATTTTTACTTCTAGCCAATTAACAAAAGCATCGCAAACACTCACTCATTttcattcatattattttttgcaAGCCAAGGAATTTTAACCTCTCAACTTCCACATGTCCTTTTCGCCACACTGTAACACCGATAACCTAATCCACATTCACAGCACAGCGTAGTTTATTTATGAATCTACAACCTCCGCTAAGTTCTGgagctgcttttttttttttttttttactttttcgtGATCACAATTCAAAAAATCGGATAAGAACTGAAATAGAAACAATTCATCATCTCTACTACTCCTCTTAAATAAATGCCTCGTTGAATGATGCAACGTAGCGTTAAGTGTATTCTTCGAAACAAGGTTCACAACTTGATTGGATCTTTTGGAACTTAGCAAGCGTATTCTTCTTCAGAGGCCGGCACAAGCCACAACGTAGCACGGTAGCGTTAAGTAACTATCAGATgttgttaaaaataatgaagaaaaaaaacagagagACATAATAGTGATAGAGAAGAAGATAACTATACTTGGTGAGGGAATAGAACAGTTAGAATCTGAAACAACTTCACTTCATGAACCACGAACCACGATCtgaaactgaaacagaacacaacCGAACACAATGCGGGTTAGAGAGAGAGTGAAGACTCAACCGacgactctctctctctctctctctctcttcagaGTCTGAAGCTCACAGCATCGTAGTTGCGAATGGACCAGCGGGCGCGTAAATCTGAAGGGGGTGTCTATTTCTTCCACCATGtttctattcttttatttttgtcatgtcatttttttaatttgacttttttggcttcttttatttattttaccctCGCTATGGtgggagagaagaaaaaaggtaAATGACGATTGGATCCTTGCTTTTTGCTTCGATATTAGTCTCCCAATCACGTGATGGGAGGGACTTTGTGGGTATTTAAGTATTTATGTGAGCGGTTGTGATCCAAACGCCGGCTAGGCACGTGCAGAGTTCTACCCACTCACGTTAATGTCTTAATGACTGTGTTTGAGAAACCGTCCATACGGATTAAAGTTCCGTTCCCCGAGTTGAGCATCGACACGTTTGGAGTTTTGTGTCTAACGGTCACTTCAGTTATTAAATATTGTAGCACTTCcaattactattatttatttatgggtttttctaatttattatcTGAGTTTAAAACACtgttttattatgaaaaaacaaataatactaGTATCTATCTATCTCAGAAATCCCGGTCTCCGACAACAACCGCGTCCCCTCCTCGCCCTCCTCCGATCTGAGCTCCATTTGCGGCGGCGAGATCTCAACGGTGGTTCTTCACCTCGGATAAAACTGGAACGGTGTGGTCAGAGCTGAGGGCATTCCCCCATTTGCGAGAACCATACTCGTGCAACAATTTTCAGATCggaaattttgttttatcaaaTGGGTTGCGCAGATTTGGTGGTTTGGCTACCTGCAACCACACTTGTTCCCCATCTTGTTTTCATTGggttttttagttttatggTCACGCGGATCTTCTAGTGTTAGGCTGCGGTGGTTGGGAGGTTGAAGATGAGTTGTAGTGGTTATGGTGGATGCGATTGGAAGAAGattgaataaatcaaaataaaaagagtgacagtttttaattaaattaattattttaaaatttaaaataataataataaagttaaacgttttagatgaaaaattaaaaaatatcaaaataatatattttaaaaacagatcaaaataaaaaatttaaaatttaaaatactaaaacgaaattaaaaataaatctaatagataaaaatgacattaataaaaaaaaatgatgacttGGATTTATAACTTAAGtacgtatatattttttagttgaacTAACTCATACGTATATGAGATCTtgtcttatttaattatattttaagttcTATTTTATTTGAACGGTCTCTTATATCTTTCGATTGAAAGTTACACTATACAGGATAATTGAAAaagtaagttaaaaaattacTGTGGGTCTTATACCTCCACcgcactaattaattaaaatattttatttaatttcattgtaTTCTACTAAACATGGGCTTATTTGAACTATgtatcaatttctttttttaattacttacatttctttctttactttttaatttaaaactttcaaattctcattttctattcaaatatttagaagtttatggtaaatttaagatataaatcattttgaaagtttaaatttaggtaaaaaaaaattgaaatattttgtaagaTGGAACAttagagtttattataaaattttgaggtttttattttgagtgaaatttgatattttgattGGTAACATTTAagtaaagaaaattgaaaacaaatttaTGCATGGATTCAATTTATGAaggtttgaaggaaaaaatgagaattttaattataatacagTTAATGAAGGGAATggttttacttaattttaaaagaaagagtttcaatccatttgaaaaaattaaaatcacatataatctaaatttaaatatcaaaataaaattagacttATTTAAAGCAAACAAATCCTTGtaggtaataaaaataaataaattatctataTATTAACTAGTGTAAATTTATtaaggattttttatttattggttaAATAAGATGTTTTCATATATTGTTTTAGAtattcttacaaataaaaaaatgctagtGTAAATTTCTTTTACTGCATCATTCATTACAATAGCAGAACAAAATTACATTAACAATACACATctattgaacaaaaaataaaaaacaacattCACATTTCAATGTCAAAGTAGTAGTACATGTTAAAAGATTTTTTAGATTTCAAATGCAAAAAAAGAATCTTATAATTGGGATAAGAGGTGTTAAGTTTTTTATCATCTTAATgtcaagttattttttttacatggtgATCTTATCTAATTCAAgcataattatcttttataaaaaaatattatttataaaaacaaatccacttttttcattaattatttatcagttattgccattttttaaaatgatacttGATATTAATTAAAGTTGTAAATTTCCTTATGTAAAAAACAACATTGatgagatttttaaaaaaaaaaatgaatgattgtGTATATGTTCGAGGGAATATTCGACCACGTTATAGAATATCACATATTCAAAGTGTTTTAATTATAATGAAGaaatattagattaattatAATGAAGAAATATTAGATCATGTTCCTGGGTTTATTTGGCCATGGGATAGTAACTAATCAATAGATAATTAGTTGTGATTAGTTGTGATTGAGGGGTGTTTGGTCGTGGTGGAAGGGTTTTGGGCCATATCCCTAGGTATTGTTAATATAGTAAAAGATGTATACCCATTCCTACCATCTCCAAAGAAGGAACCTGTCAAAGAACAACAAATAGTCTCCAGCACACTGGAGGAGAAAATTATCCTAATACTCTTTTGCAGGTACAAAAGCAatgttgtttattttcttttattttcacgtgcaAATATGTAAATAGAACTTCATCCGCCTTCCACATTATGATATTCACCTAATAaaaccttggtaggtgcaaatTAGATTATGGGTGTGTTCATTTATTTGTCCTTCACTCCTTCCCATTTTATAAGAAGTCCATCATGAAGATAAATTTGATTGGATTGGCGTTAAGCAGAAAATCAAACACGTCTTCATTAATTTcacagtttattttaatttctattttgtagTGACGTATGTCTAAGCTAGACGAAAAACAATGATCGGTGAACATAACTCCGTATTGTTTGTGACGCGGACAGTGAACTCCTTCAAACTAGCTCTGTCAGAACTTAGAAGTGGAAAACAAGGAAGGATTGGGAGGGGCTTGGTCCTTGTAACGTGCTTCACGTTGTGATCGGAGACAGCTGGAAGAaaggcaatatatataaatcaggACAACTGCTTCCTTTTCTCTGTCACACTAGCTACCAACCTTAGAATTTAATACACTATTTGTTGTTGCCATCCACAAATATCATGAAATATTTATGAACAAATCAACAATGTTATCGAGTACTagttaaaatttacttaaacaATCGTTTATATAtctatactaataatttataataatagggttaaattaatttttctcccataattcattatttagattcaatttgattttttaatttttaaaatcaatttaatttgatttttttttcaatttatttatctaatttttaaagttgattcatttttttaaaaaaaatatgaattttgtgGAAGTTTACATTCTTTTAGTGAcggttttaaattattataaagtgTGATTTTTTACCgactaaattaaattgatttaaaaa
The nucleotide sequence above comes from Glycine soja cultivar W05 chromosome 11, ASM419377v2, whole genome shotgun sequence. Encoded proteins:
- the LOC114376133 gene encoding kinesin-like protein KIN-7E isoform X3 encodes the protein MGAIAGEELLKWEKMQGVSSREEKILVSIRLRPLNEKEIAANESADWECINDTTILYRNTLREGSTFPSAYTFDRVFRGDCVTRQVYEEGAKEVALSVVSGINSSIFAYGQTSSGKTYTMVGITEYAVADIFDYIERHEERAFILKFSAIEIYNEVVRDLLSTDNNTPLRLRDDPEKGPILEKLTEETLRDWEHLKELLAFSEAQRQVGETYLNEKSSRSHQIIRLTMESSAREFLGKGNSATLIASVNLVDLAGSERASQASSAGMRLKEGCHINRSLLTLGTVIRKLSNGRHGHINYRDSKLTRILQPCLGGNARTAIICTLSPARSHVEQTRNTLLFACCAKEVTTKAQVNVVMSDKALVKHLQKEVARLESELKTPGPVPSNCDYAALLRKKDVQIEKMEKEIRELTKQRDLAQSRVEDLLRMVGKEQISGKEGEDIWEDDCSVSESSSICGPHRPNTHIREFNNPHYNDEDSDPDAFACTDDPDDYCKEVRCVENGELALPISGEESGTSQEISSHLNEDTGDSQIQENSTLLEQRLHVVQSTIDSLVCPSPDEHSPQVMSENNKNLRLTRSWSCTEHHMAGSPKSGGGVQRTPANGYEKGFPGRPDGLQRKFPPLNYDGSTRLLRNGSQSSMGSLSVDDLRASSIRTSADEDITSIQTFVAGMKEMVKQEYEKQLVDGQDQETGRKNVKDVGVDPMLEAPGGTPLDWSLQFKRHQKEIIELWQSCCVPLTHRTYFFLLFRGDPSDSIYMEVELRRLSFLKESFSDGNKSVRDSQTITLASSVKALRRERGMLVKLMQRRLSEKERRRLYEECGIALDSKRRRVQLANSLWSENDMNHVMQSATIVAKLVRFWERGKALKEMFGLSFTPQLTGRRSSYPWKNSSASLL
- the LOC114376133 gene encoding kinesin-like protein KIN-7E isoform X4; translation: MGAIAGEELLKWEKMQGVSSREEKILVSIRLRPLNEKEIAANESADWECINDTTILYRNTLREGSTFPSAYTFDRVFRGDCVTRQVYEEGAKEVALSVVSGINSSIFAYGQTSSGKTYTMVGITEYAVADIFDYIERHEERAFILKFSAIEIYNEVVRDLLSTDNNTPLRLRDDPEKGPILEKLTEETLRDWEHLKELLAFSEAQRQVGETYLNEKSSRSHQIIRLTMESSAREFLGKGNSATLIASVNLVDLAGSERASQASSAGMRLKEGCHINRSLLTLGTVIRKLSNGRHGHINYRDSKLTRILQPCLGGNARTAIICTLSPARSHVEQTRNTLLFACCAKEVTTKAQVNVVMSDKALVKHLQKEVARLESELKTPGPVPSNCDYAALLRKKDVQIEKMEKEIRELTKQRDLAQSRVEDLLRMVGKEQISGKEGEDIWEDDCSVSESSSICGPHRPNTHIREFNNPHYNDEDSDPDDDPDDYCKEVRCVENGELALPISGEESGTSQEISSHLNEDTGDSQIQENSTLLEQRLHVVQSTIDSLVCPSPDEHSPQVMSENNKNLRLTRSWSCTEHHMAGSPKSGGGVQRTPANGYEKGFPGRPDGLQRKFPPLNYDGSTRLLRNGSQSSMGSLSVDDLRASSIRTSADEDITSIQTFVAGMKEMVKQEYEKQLVDGQDQETGRKNVKDVGVDPMLEAPGGTPLDWSLQFKRHQKEIIELWQSCCVPLTHRTYFFLLFRGDPSDSIYMEVELRRLSFLKESFSDGNKSVRDSQTITLASSVKALRRERGMLVKLMQRRLSEKERRRLYEECGIALDSKRRRVQLANSLWSENDMNHVMQSATIVAKLVRFWERGKALKEMFGLSFTPQLTGRRSSYPWKNSSASLL
- the LOC114376133 gene encoding kinesin-like protein KIN-7E isoform X2, encoding MGAIAGEELLKWEKMQGVSSREEKILVSIRLRPLNEKEIAANESADWECINDTTILYRNTLREGSTFPSAYTFDRVFRGDCVTRQVYEEGAKEVALSVVSGINSSIFAYGQTSSGKTYTMVGITEYAVADIFDYIERHEERAFILKFSAIEIYNEVVRDLLSTDNNTPLRLRDDPEKGPILEKLTEETLRDWEHLKELLAFSEAQRQVGETYLNEKSSRSHQIIRLTMESSAREFLGKGNSATLIASVNLVDLAGSERASQASSAGMRLKEGCHINRSLLTLGTVIRKLSNGRHGHINYRDSKLTRILQPCLGGNARTAIICTLSPARSHVEQTRNTLLFACCAKEVTTKAQVNVVMSDKALVKHLQKEVARLESELKTPGPVPSNCDYAALLRKKDVQIEKMEKEIRELTKQRDLAQSRVEDLLRMVGKEQISGKASINNHLNLQEGEDIWEDDCSVSESSSICGPHRPNTHIREFNNPHYNDEDSDPDDDPDDYCKEVRCVENGELALPISGEESGTSQEISSHLNEDTGDSQIQENSTLLEQRLHVVQSTIDSLVCPSPDEHSPQVMSENNKNLRLTRSWSCTEHHMAGSPKSGGGVQRTPANGYEKGFPGRPDGLQRKFPPLNYDGSTRLLRNGSQSSMGSLSVDDLRASSIRTSADEDITSIQTFVAGMKEMVKQEYEKQLVDGQDQETGRKNVKDVGVDPMLEAPGGTPLDWSLQFKRHQKEIIELWQSCCVPLTHRTYFFLLFRGDPSDSIYMEVELRRLSFLKESFSDGNKSVRDSQTITLASSVKALRRERGMLVKLMQRRLSEKERRRLYEECGIALDSKRRRVQLANSLWSENDMNHVMQSATIVAKLVRFWERGKALKEMFGLSFTPQLTGRRSSYPWKNSSASLL
- the LOC114376133 gene encoding kinesin-like protein KIN-7E isoform X1 — encoded protein: MGAIAGEELLKWEKMQGVSSREEKILVSIRLRPLNEKEIAANESADWECINDTTILYRNTLREGSTFPSAYTFDRVFRGDCVTRQVYEEGAKEVALSVVSGINSSIFAYGQTSSGKTYTMVGITEYAVADIFDYIERHEERAFILKFSAIEIYNEVVRDLLSTDNNTPLRLRDDPEKGPILEKLTEETLRDWEHLKELLAFSEAQRQVGETYLNEKSSRSHQIIRLTMESSAREFLGKGNSATLIASVNLVDLAGSERASQASSAGMRLKEGCHINRSLLTLGTVIRKLSNGRHGHINYRDSKLTRILQPCLGGNARTAIICTLSPARSHVEQTRNTLLFACCAKEVTTKAQVNVVMSDKALVKHLQKEVARLESELKTPGPVPSNCDYAALLRKKDVQIEKMEKEIRELTKQRDLAQSRVEDLLRMVGKEQISGKASINNHLNLQEGEDIWEDDCSVSESSSICGPHRPNTHIREFNNPHYNDEDSDPDAFACTDDPDDYCKEVRCVENGELALPISGEESGTSQEISSHLNEDTGDSQIQENSTLLEQRLHVVQSTIDSLVCPSPDEHSPQVMSENNKNLRLTRSWSCTEHHMAGSPKSGGGVQRTPANGYEKGFPGRPDGLQRKFPPLNYDGSTRLLRNGSQSSMGSLSVDDLRASSIRTSADEDITSIQTFVAGMKEMVKQEYEKQLVDGQDQETGRKNVKDVGVDPMLEAPGGTPLDWSLQFKRHQKEIIELWQSCCVPLTHRTYFFLLFRGDPSDSIYMEVELRRLSFLKESFSDGNKSVRDSQTITLASSVKALRRERGMLVKLMQRRLSEKERRRLYEECGIALDSKRRRVQLANSLWSENDMNHVMQSATIVAKLVRFWERGKALKEMFGLSFTPQLTGRRSSYPWKNSSASLL